The following coding sequences lie in one Bradyrhizobium sp. G127 genomic window:
- a CDS encoding DUF2855 family protein, whose product MTSSTQFVVERNDLAKCRLIETPLPGAMQLPEDGLLVKVDRFAFTANNITYAMLGDQLKYWDLFPAPEGFGNIPVWGFGKVMESRHPDIARGEVLFGYFPMATHLVIEAADVKRTGFRDAATHRQNVSPVYNTYARVTGDPAFEGHEGDYQALLRPLFMLSFLVDDFLADKDFFGATSVILSSASSKTAFGLAWLLHTHRKPVRVIGLTSAANVDFVTSLGCYDEVVTYDKVESMPVQPTAFVDMAGNPDLRTRLHRRFGDRMVYSGRVGLTHQDAAPDDDSLPGARPTWFFAPDQIRRRAKEWGPGGIDQRFGAVWSGFTAALGPKLEIVESRGSDAVQRIYLDTLKGRVKPAQAHMLSMAD is encoded by the coding sequence ATGACATCATCGACTCAATTTGTCGTGGAGCGCAACGATCTAGCGAAGTGCCGGCTGATCGAGACGCCGTTGCCGGGCGCGATGCAACTGCCGGAAGACGGCCTGCTGGTGAAGGTCGACCGCTTCGCATTCACCGCGAACAACATCACCTACGCCATGCTCGGCGATCAGTTGAAATACTGGGATCTGTTTCCCGCACCGGAAGGGTTCGGCAACATTCCGGTGTGGGGATTCGGCAAAGTTATGGAATCGCGCCATCCGGACATCGCCAGGGGCGAAGTATTGTTCGGCTATTTTCCCATGGCGACGCATCTTGTGATCGAAGCCGCCGACGTGAAGAGAACCGGTTTCCGCGACGCCGCCACTCACCGGCAAAATGTATCGCCGGTCTACAACACCTATGCGCGCGTCACCGGCGACCCGGCGTTCGAGGGCCACGAGGGCGACTATCAGGCGCTGCTGCGTCCGTTGTTCATGCTGTCATTCCTCGTGGACGACTTTCTCGCCGACAAGGATTTCTTCGGTGCCACCAGCGTGATCCTCTCCAGTGCATCGAGCAAGACGGCATTCGGACTGGCGTGGCTGCTGCATACCCATCGCAAGCCGGTGCGCGTGATTGGCCTGACCTCCGCAGCGAATGTCGACTTCGTCACATCGCTGGGCTGCTACGATGAGGTCGTGACCTACGACAAGGTCGAATCGATGCCGGTTCAGCCCACAGCCTTTGTCGACATGGCTGGCAATCCAGATCTGCGCACCCGGCTGCACCGGCGCTTCGGCGACCGCATGGTCTACAGCGGCCGGGTCGGCCTGACCCATCAGGATGCAGCCCCGGACGACGACAGCCTGCCCGGAGCCAGGCCGACGTGGTTCTTCGCGCCGGACCAGATCCGCAGGCGCGCCAAGGAATGGGGTCCGGGAGGGATCGACCAGCGATTCGGCGCGGTCTGGTCCGGCTTCACGGCGGCGCTGGGACCGAAGCTGGAGATTGTGGAAAGCCGGGGTTCCGATGCGGTCCAGCGAATCTATCTCGACACGCTCAAGGGCCGCGTAAAGCCGGCACAGGCGCACATGCTGTCGATGGCCGACTGA
- a CDS encoding DNA-3-methyladenine glycosylase 2 family protein, with product MTVHLDTQADLEDAINALVRFDPRLGPVLEVAGMPALRRREPGFAGLAAIVCGQQLSTKAAAAIWGRVSTSFNPFHHDALKTARADRLGRLGLSAAKIKTLKFIARELSAERINLDVLAEEDADVAHATLTKLHGIGPWTADIYLLFCLGHGDAWPAGDLAVQEAMRIGLGLKARPTVKEMHPLAEPWRPFRGAAAHLWWSYYHAVKKREGVIAGTDKKTIKPRKAKSVSNSKGVLNKSRVAKASAKPEKTARRKKAATKAGARK from the coding sequence ATGACAGTCCACCTCGACACACAAGCCGACCTCGAAGACGCGATCAATGCGCTGGTCCGGTTCGATCCCCGGCTCGGGCCCGTGCTCGAGGTTGCGGGGATGCCGGCCCTGCGGCGGCGCGAACCCGGCTTCGCAGGTCTCGCGGCGATCGTCTGCGGGCAGCAACTATCGACCAAGGCCGCTGCGGCAATCTGGGGCCGCGTCAGCACATCGTTCAATCCATTTCATCACGATGCGCTGAAGACCGCGCGCGCGGACCGGCTCGGGCGTCTCGGCCTCTCGGCGGCGAAAATCAAGACGCTGAAATTCATCGCCCGTGAGCTGAGCGCGGAGCGAATCAATCTCGATGTGCTCGCGGAAGAAGATGCGGACGTGGCACACGCGACGCTGACCAAGCTGCATGGCATCGGACCTTGGACCGCCGACATCTATCTTCTGTTCTGCCTCGGCCACGGCGATGCATGGCCGGCGGGCGATCTCGCCGTGCAGGAGGCGATGCGGATCGGCCTCGGGCTGAAAGCGCGGCCGACGGTGAAAGAGATGCATCCCCTCGCCGAACCGTGGCGGCCATTCCGTGGCGCCGCAGCGCATCTGTGGTGGTCGTACTATCATGCCGTGAAAAAACGCGAGGGCGTGATCGCGGGAACTGACAAGAAGACAATCAAGCCAAGAAAGGCGAAATCAGTTTCAAACAGCAAAGGCGTTTTAAACAAATCCCGCGTCGCAAAAGCGTCAGCAAAGCCGGAGAAGACTGCACGCCGAAAGAAAGCAGCAACAAAGGCGGGAGCACGCAAATGA